TTAAGTTGGTTACAACACAATATTTCCTCTCTGATGTAACTAGAAGACTGAAACTTCTTCATGTTCAAAAGCTTCATGTTTGTTTGCTACTCTGCATATTTCGTCTTCCTCTCCACTCCAACAAGCTTACGTGCGTCTCTCCCATCCCACCTGCTCCCAACTCGTCGCCTTTCCTCTTCGCTCTCCAAAGAGGTTTCGCATCTCTCTCCTCCCGCTTCTTTCCCTTCTTACACTTCTCCTTAAACTGTATCCACAGACATCTGcaaaatttgttctttttaaaCTGTAACCGCTTCAAACGTATAAATACTAAACGATATCGAAAGTTCCATGAATTACAGTCGTTTCCCATGAATTTTACAATGACATTTAACATGAAGATTTAAccaataaaagaaatatttttttgtcaaaaaaataaaagaaatatttataatatattcgACAATAAAGATTAAAGACAGCCTTCAATTTCATTTTTGAAACGCTCTCATGGAACCGGAACCGCTTCAACCGTATAAATTCTGAATAATCAGTTCCGTTTTCAGACAAAAAGTTGtcacttttctctctctctctctcgctttcGATCACTCCCGCCGATACAATCCTCCGGCGGCTCAAAACCAATCCACGGTGAGTTCTTCAGAAACCCAATCCATCGAATCTTTCGTTTCATTTGTAGTCTAAAGTTTTGTGATTTATTAGAGAAACTCTTTCAATCAAAGATTCCTTTTTTATGCTGTTTGTTGTTTGTTGATGCTCTTAGGGTTTCGTTTCGTGATGTCTGGGATGGATCGGATCAGCGAGTTGCCGGAATGTTTGTTAACTCAAATACTCTCATACCTTCCGACAAATCAATCGGTGCAGACAAGTGTTTTGTCCAAGAGATGGGAGAATCTGTATTTAAGCGTTCCCGGTCTTGACTTAAATTGCTCTGTTCTTCCTAATTATGATGCTGATGAAGTGATCTTAAGCTTCTTAAGCTTCATTGACAAGCTTCTCGAGTTTAGCCCTGAGTCAGTTCTGTTTAAAGTCAAGGTTCAGTGCAGAGACACAATGATAGATGGGTTCAGGGATCGGATCGGTATGATGATTGACCGGGGGACACAGCATCTTGATGTTGTGAGCAGTACCCATTGTTTAGAGGACGACAATTTTCACTATCCTATTGTTGATATGATGCCTATGAATCTCTACACGAGCAAGACATTGGTTTACTTAAAGCTCTCCTCTTCTGGACTTATGGATCCTGGTTTTGTTTCCATGCCTTGTCTTAAATTCATGCATCTTGAAGAAGTCAAATGGCGTGTGCATCTGGAGAAGCTTCTCTCAGGGTGTCCTGTTCTTGAGGAGCTGACATTGTCGAGGGATATGGATGATGATTATGCAATTGGGAATGAAGAGTTTATGGTTATGCGTGTGAGGTCTCAGAGCTTGAAGAGGTTTAGTGTGCTGCCGCTTAGGCAGGCAAGGGATTACCATTCCAGAGTGGAATGCACACTTGAGATTGatgctcctggtcttgagcatatGAGTCTCGGAGAAGATCAGTTTGATAGGATTGTGGTAAAGAAGCTGCCTTCTTTGTTGGTGGTTGAGCTTGATATCAAGTTCTTTGTCAAGGTTGGCGTGCTTTTTAATACTTGGGACGTATCAAAGAGCAATGAGATCCGTGATTTTCTCAATGGGATATCGAGTGTTGGACATATGATCATCTCTGGGATGACAGTGCATGCCTTTGAACATTACTCAAAAGCAGGAATCATCCCCAAGTTCAACAACTTGTCCCGTTTACAAGCAGTGTTCCATGGCAAGTTATTGCAGTTTCTGCCAGCCTTTCTTGAGTGTTGCCCCAATCTGAAGCACCTAATCTTGGTAAAAACATTACTGTTgtccttatgttttttttttatggatgtgtgtttttaaaaacccagcttttttttttgtgttgtttacAGAAGGTTCTTTATCCAGAGGAGATGGATGAGGGATTGGAACTCACAGATGTTCCACGGTGTGTCTCAACGACTCTTGAGTGTGTTGAGATTCAAGAAAAATTACAGTGGGAGGAAGGGAAGATGAAAGCAACAAGTTACTTTCTTGGAAACTCAGCAGTACTGAAGAAACTCATTCTGAGCCCCACAGCTTATGATCCTCGAGATGTTCTGGAATCAGAAATATGGGAGAAGGTTAATAAACTCACAAAACGTTCTACAGGATGTGAAATTATCATTCGAGCCATGAAGGAGGAGGTCGTTATCATTTGATGAGTCTTCTTCTTAGTTCTGGTTGGATTCATTTTTACCATTGGTGCTGATACAAGTTCATATTCAGTATGACTCTGCAatcttctcttccttttcttttccaAAAGTCCTAACCTCAGTTTGTTGGATGTCTTTTGGATAAATGATGATCTTGCATTCCCATAAAATTTCAGTTTGGTTACTCTTGGTTTTATATGTTTTACGTCTAT
The nucleotide sequence above comes from Brassica napus cultivar Da-Ae chromosome A9, Da-Ae, whole genome shotgun sequence. Encoded proteins:
- the LOC106412159 gene encoding F-box/FBD/LRR-repeat protein At1g13780-like isoform X1, which translates into the protein MSGMDRISELPECLLTQILSYLPTNQSVQTSVLSKRWENLYLSVPGLDLNCSVLPNYDADEVILSFLSFIDKLLEFSPESVLFKVKVQCRDTMIDGFRDRIGMMIDRGTQHLDVVSSTHCLEDDNFHYPIVDMMPMNLYTSKTLVYLKLSSSGLMDPGFVSMPCLKFMHLEEVKWRVHLEKLLSGCPVLEELTLSRDMDDDYAIGNEEFMVMRVRSQSLKRFSVLPLRQARDYHSRVECTLEIDAPGLEHMSLGEDQFDRIVVKKLPSLLVVELDIKFFVKVGVLFNTWDVSKSNEIRDFLNGISSVGHMIISGMTVHAFEHYSKAGIIPKFNNLSRLQAVFHGKLLQFLPAFLECCPNLKHLILKVLYPEEMDEGLELTDVPRCVSTTLECVEIQEKLQWEEGKMKATSYFLGNSAVLKKLILSPTAYDPRDVLESEIWEKVNKLTKRSTGCEIIIRAMKEEVVII
- the LOC106412159 gene encoding F-box/FBD/LRR-repeat protein At1g13780-like isoform X2; its protein translation is MSGMDRISELPECLLTQILSYLPTNQSVQTSVLSKRWENLYLSVPGLDLNCSVLPNYDADEVILSFLSFIDKLLEFSPESVLFKVKVQCRDTMIDGFRDRIGMMIDRGTQHLDVVSSTHCLEDDNFHYPIVDMMPMNLYTSKTLVYLKLSSSGLMDPGFVSMPCLKFMHLEEVKWRVHLEKLLSGCPVLEELTLSRDMDDDYAIGNEEFMVMRVRSQSLKRFSVLPLRQARDYHSRVECTLEIDAPGLEHMSLGEDQFDRIVVKKLPSLLVVELDIKFFVKVGVLFNTWDVSKSNEIRDFLNGISSVGHMIISGMTVHAFEHYSKAGIIPKFNNLSRLQAVFHGKLLQFLPAFLECCPNLKHLILVLYPEEMDEGLELTDVPRCVSTTLECVEIQEKLQWEEGKMKATSYFLGNSAVLKKLILSPTAYDPRDVLESEIWEKVNKLTKRSTGCEIIIRAMKEEVVII